The Kryptolebias marmoratus isolate JLee-2015 linkage group LG21, ASM164957v2, whole genome shotgun sequence genome segment TCAGTAAGtccaaaatgtgcaaaataaaatcaattctCATTTTTATCAATACAATATATTCAAATCATCATGATGCTATGATGCAATTTCTCCTTAGGATTCTTATTGAGGATGTTCAGGCTGCTATCGAGGGTCAGGCTGACAGTGGAGGGTCTCCCAGAGCCCACAGTTACACCAAGTACAACACCTGGAGCGACGTAAGACggaaaaaacaacttcaaatcCCAGTTTCAGTCCTGAAAAGATCTGTTTTCTTAAATAttatattaacattttgatctgttgtttttcttttatattttagatcCAAAACTGGATGAACTCCATTTCCTCCTCCAACCCTAATCTGATCAGCAAGCAGGTGATTGGAAACACATATGAGGGCCGCCCCATGACTGTCCTGAAGGTAATTCACGCTACGATTTGAAAAGCATTCCTACATATTCAGGAATTGTAGTTTATTGtacaaatctgtttaaaacctACAGCTCGGAAAGGCGTCCAGCTCTGCTAAGCCTGCCATCTTCATGGACTGTGGTATCCACGCCAGAGAGTGGATCTCCCCCGCTTTCTGCCAGTGGTTTGTCAAAGAGGTAACAGACATGTGCTTCACAAATATTATTAGCTAGCAgcttttactcattttaatggaatttctttttgttttcgcAATCTTCCTCAGGCTCTGTCCACCTATGGCAGTGATTCTCAGATGACCAGCCTGCTCAACCAGATGGACGTCTTCGTTCTGCCCGTCTTTAACATCGATGGCTATGCGTACACTCACACAAACGTATGCTACAGTCTAGTCTTACACAAACTCTGCTATGTGCATTCTGCGGATTTGCTAAATGTGCATTTCGTCCTCTTGGGAACTTTAGAACAGGATGTGGAGAAAGACTCGCTCCTCGCGATCTGGGTCCAGTTGCGTTGGAGCCGATCCCAACAGGAACTTTGACGCTGGATGGTGCAGTAAGTGGAGCATCTAAAAATTGGTCAGAATGCAAACTCTTGAATTGTTGCCACACTTTAAAGTTCActacatcttttattttgatttgtttacttttgttttgctgtcacTTTCAAATAGAATTCAAACGTGTGGACTAAAAGTggattttaccaaaaaaaaagatcttttacgtgaagctgaaataaaaataaaaatcttagagaaaaacaaaaaacacacgaGGAGCAGGAAAAAGCCTACAAAAATCCAGATAGACAACAAAAGGATAAGGTGTAAAAAGATCggaacaaaactttaaaaaagcagaccagaaaataaaaaaatcttttaaaaaataacttttatcttgccttttgctgcttctagtttttagctagcatgcTGATACTTTCATCATTTAaatagtgttttgcttctttcagcttcatcagcatatttcagcaaagttATTCAACTCTCAgcattcatgctgcattttaacagaaaacacaatttctctcattttcctAACGGGTTCTTACCACCTTCTTGTTATAAACGCTTTTCTAAATTGTCACTGCAGCCCTTGGAGCCTCCAGTAACCCCTGCAGTGACACCTTCTGTGGCTACTCTCCCGAGTCGGAGATCGAGGTGAAGAATGTGGCTGACTTCATCCGCAGGAACAAGTCCGTCATTAAGGCCTACATCACCATGCACTCCTACTCCCAGCTGCTGCTCTTCCCCTACTCCTACAAATACGGGCTGGCTGCAGACCACAGCGAGCTGGTGAGTCAGAGGCACAAACTCacatatgcaattctgaaatgtgcgCATGCATTCAACGTAAACCGAGCCTGAATCCACTGGAAAACACcaaagcttgagtcacatgattgactTACGTTAGTAGTCAAATATGGTGGAATTGGACAAGTGTAGAATCAAGGACCTCTTTTAGCTGGAAATATAAgagttttatgtaaaattatgggaaatgacaacaaattaCAACATAAATACCTACGTTTTGAAGTCTATTTCagctgaaattgttttaaaaacctattGTTATTCTTTACTCAAGAAATCTGACCTTAAATAGAaaccaatacatcaaaattgttgAATTTTTCTGCCCCAAATGGTTCTTCCATGGACGTCACCATTGTTGATCTATTtgcagtcactttggctgtttccgtaggtaaacaaaggCATGCGATAGTTGGTAGCATTCACAAATTTAGCTTACTTTttcatttaaggacacattaaccatcagtatgagaaaaaaattgtggggattatgtttctttttttttctttgaccagACTTCATGACTTTGCATTGAGTACCTTTAAGCAAGAAGTCAGCTGAGGCCCATCACTGTGTGACCCTTATCTATGGGCCACATTTAGCTGCTTCAAATCATTGACTCCAATGGCTCGCATGCCTTACTCTCATGGCTCTTTTACCTCTCACTGGGGTGTCCGAGGGGCTGCGCA includes the following:
- the cpb1 gene encoding carboxypeptidase B is translated as MKLLLVFGLVAVALADVTRFEGDKVLRLKPKLNEHVTFIKELANSIEVDMWSPESSEQVTTDIEVDIHIPAKYLDIVYTMLGQSDMEHQILIEDVQAAIEGQADSGGSPRAHSYTKYNTWSDIQNWMNSISSSNPNLISKQVIGNTYEGRPMTVLKLGKASSSAKPAIFMDCGIHAREWISPAFCQWFVKEALSTYGSDSQMTSLLNQMDVFVLPVFNIDGYAYTHTNNRMWRKTRSSRSGSSCVGADPNRNFDAGWCTLGASSNPCSDTFCGYSPESEIEVKNVADFIRRNKSVIKAYITMHSYSQLLLFPYSYKYGLAADHSELLKVAQGASAALQSLYGTRYTSGPGATTIYPAAGGSDDWAYDLGVKYSYTFELRDTGRYGFLLPESQIKPTCEETMLAFKYIAAYVQKNLY